The window CGCTCCATCTTTACCATCGACTTCATTGCGAACCATCGGATCTCGTGAAGCAAtgctctttccttttctttcttctgggTTTTCGTTGATTGATTGAGAATGGGCGGAGAAGGTTTCGTCCGTGGAAATGGTCCATCCTCCTCCCTGAAGATGACAGGGGGTGTGGTGGGTTTTGTAAGGACCGTCGCCGGCTTTCTCGTGGCGTACCTTGCAAGTGTCGCCTTTGGAATGTTGCGGTGTCAACAGATCAAGTAATTCTTTGTGATGTGCAGCTTTAATGCCACGCTGACACTGGAAATGCTCCGAGGCAAGCGGATGCTGTTCGTCGGCGATTCCTTGAACCGCGGCCAGTTCGTGTCGATGGTGTGCCTGCTGCACCGAGTCATCCCAGAGAACGCCAAGTCCATGGAAACCTTCGATTCCCTCACCGTCTTCACCGCTAAGGTACGAGTTTCTCGCCAACATTTCTTGCGATAGCAATCCGCATAACTGAGCCACCTCTCCGGTGATCCTTGTGCTAGGACTACAATGCAACTATCGAATTCTACTGGGCTCCGTTTTTGGTGGAATCCAATTCGGACAATGCCGTCGTTCACAGAATCACTGAGAGGATCGTTCGAGCAGGGTCCATCATGAAGCATGCTCGGTACTGGAAGGGAGCTGACATCGTCGTCTTCAACACCTATCTTTGGTGGATGACGGGCCAAAAGATGAAGATTCTGTAATCTATCACCGAATCCCATCTACCTACAACTGTTTATTGGTGTGTTTGACCCTGTCTGTTCGTCTGCAGGCGAGGGTCCTTCGACGCTGACCCCAAGAACATCACGGAGATGGTGACAGAGGACGCATACAGACTGGCGTTAGGGAGAATGATGAAATGGGTCGAGAAGCACATGGATCCTCACACAGCCAGAGTGTTCTTCGCCACCATGTCACCTTCTCATGAAAGGTCAGCTACTTCGCGATCGTGAGGGCTCACATGCCTCTTGCCATCTTTAATCCCTCATGTTCTTCATCCATCGCTGGATGCCTTGCAGTAGCAAGGAGTGGGGAGGTGACCCTGATGGGAACTGCTACAACGAGACGACACCGATCAAGGATCCGACATACTGGGGAAGCACCAGCAAGAGCATGATGCAGGTCATCGGAGACGTGTTCGGAGCCACTAAAGTGCCAATTACGCTGCTGAACATTACCCAGCTGTCGGAGTACCGCAAAGATGCTCACACACAGATCTACAAGAAGCAGTGGAGCCCGTTGACGCCGGAGCAGCTAGCGAACCCCAGAAGCTACGCAGATTGTAACCACTGGTGCTTGCCTGGCCTTCAGGACACTTGGAACGAGCTATTGTACGCCAAGCTCTTCTTCCCATAGCAGAGAAAAGCTGGGGAAGGCCCCAGCTAAAAGCATAAGCATCACCTGTGTGGCACAGAAATTTATTGTCGTTCGTACACCTTTTCCTTGGGCTTTTCATTCCAAACTACTACAGATTAGGCCTCAGAGAAATGCTTTACCTAGAAACACTTTATCGTCTCCACCCACATTGCAAGGGGGAAGAGTGCAGGGTTCCAGGGAGAAGTCAGAACATCCATGCCGGCAAGTGCTCGTCTCTCTTCAAATTCAGGCTTGCGTTATTAAATCGAGGATTATTAGAAGAAAGATTCGTGTTTGCTTGTATTGGTAGCAAGATTTCAGCAGCAAAATAAGGCAGAAACAAAAACAAACGCTGGTTTCTCAAATTCGCAGGATATTTACCGTAAATGACACCAATTATTGAGCACTAGAAAGACAAAGAGGAAATAATCGACGATTTTTTAGCTGGATTTTGTTAGATTTACCGTCAAATGCTGACTCTGATCTGCGTCGTTAGATGTTATAATAAATATACAATCTTGTGCTTTTTATAGCATGGGCGCAATCAGATTGGATCTGCTCAGAGTCGGTCAAAGGCACGTCTTTGAGTCCATAAAGGATATGACATTGAACACGAGGCTAAACCCAACGAAGGATGTCGAAGTCAAATATGGAAACTTTCGTCGCGTTCTGTGCATAGAGGAGTTACACATTATGATAGGTTTCATCGCTGAAATGCAGTCTTAACTTCTTTCATCATTAATCGAGCAACGAAAACGTCTGCAATTTGATTAAATGGTGTGGCATAGAATACAAAAATGTGTAAGTTATCTGAAATTGTGGTAATCAACTGTTAAATTGCAGCTGTTTCAGTAGTCTTGGTGGAAAAACACAACTAAAACATATGTATACTTGTTGACTTCGAATCCAAATGCTTTCTGCTGACTAAGATTCCAACCATCTACTCACTCGTGTTAACCATTTTGACTTCAATTCGAAGATCATAGTGTGAGAAAAGCTAGACGGGATTGCATGATTGTTTTGATTGAGATGGAATCGATGTGTCTCTCTCACATCATCACCTCCAAGAACATCTACGAGAAGTCTCGTAAATGCCGTGACAAGACTGGGTTTCAACTTGCAGTCCTTCCGCTTCTAATACCGGTCCAACACTAATGGTGAGGAAGAAACCCATCGAATCACGAGAGCTATCAGCTAGCAGCCAGCCTGTGGAGGTCGTCACATGGAGTACAGGCTAGTCACATGGAGGGAGAAGACTGATATCTTAACTGGATACAAGTAGCAAGCATGGAAGATCCTTAAACCATGGCTGCTCAATCACTCGAGTCAGATGGTATGCGTAGATCAGGACAAGAAGCTACCTAGGGAAGACATCCGTAGGCCGTGGACTCTAAAACATCAATCATCCTGCAGCTCTGCAATATAGGCTCACATGCGTAGCCACTGCTGCAATAAGCCCACGACAGAACTCCCCAGATCGAGTCCGTAAACTTTGGTAGAGAGGTCCGATGCACACACTGTTGGCGGAGCCCTCGACGGGACGGGGGCGAGAGGAGAGGAAGGAACAGAAGTAGGTCCTCGAGTTCCAGGGTGGACGAGAGACTCAGTGGAAGACATGACACTCGTGCTGCTCTTGAAATACCAGGGTTGGATCTCTCATACACCGATGATAAACTCAGAATATGAGAACTTCCAAATGAAAATAACTCAATAGGAAGGAACAGAAGTGATCAAATCGTAGCAACTTGCTTggggaagaaaaaaaagatacgGTGATGAAGACGTGACGGTCTTTTTCCCATTGCAAATACAGTATCATCCTGCATCGAGAGGGGGTTAACGTCGTCGGCAGGACTGCTCTATTAGGATAAAACTACATCTTCCGGCAGAAGAACAAAGAAAGAATATGACTTAATTCACAAGTCAAAGGCTTTTCTACCTCATAGACTAGTGGTTTCGTCTTCGCCTCCCCTATTCCACCACACAACCCACGAGAACCAACTATAACTACACCCCAAAGCAGCCAAGGTTGAAATAGTTctttcttctcctgcttcctcttccttgaaGTGATTTCTTCGTGACAAAAAGTATAGAAGAATCTGTAAAGCTCAGGAGGGATAGCGCCATGGATGATGTGGAACATGAATTCTGAAAGCTTTTGGTGATTCTATTTGTCTAATGTGCTATCTATCCTGAGTTTAATGGCTTTTTCTTACTCAACTAAGACGAAATCGATAAATGAGTATACTCATAAGACTGGTTGGGCATACGCAATTGATCATTACTAGCAGCTCGGCGAAGTAACCGAATGGTTTGGTTCGTCTCCGTACCCATTGACCAAGCGTGATCTGCGTCCATCGAACTTTGAGATCCGGGCACCCTGCACCTGTGGATTGATCATACCCCGTTTGAATTTTGGTCCAAAGTTTATACTATTGGTTGGTTGCACCGACGCGCAATTTCAAATCCTGGATTTCCAAACCATGGTTGCCACCACAAAGCACGTTCTTTCAGATCCTGACCGTAGATCTATGCCTGAAGGATCACGTTAACTTTGATTCACGATGCTCCTCGAACCACTGTACCGAGGCTCACCGCCTTGCTTCATCTGAAAGGCAAGCGAAGTTGACACCCATAAGGGAAGCGATCTCAAGATTCCTCGAACCCGTTCGCCTCAATTTTCACCCGAGTCTTAGCGATGATGTCCTctgccccttctcctcctcctctccccgtCTTCAACCCACCATCCTCCACCGCCGCCCCGGGCGCCCCAGCCCCCGCCGCCGCTGCGTCTTCAGGGGCCCCGGTTGCAACCCCGGCCTTCCGCATCTTCCTCTCCCGCCTTTCCGACTCCATCCACCGCTCCCTCTCCAACCGCCGCCCTTGGTCGGAGCTCGTCGACCGCTCCGCCTTCTCCCGTCCAGATTCCCTCGCGGACGCCGCCTCCCGCCTCCGCAAGAACCTCGCCTACTTCCGCGTCAACTACGCGGCTGTCATCGCAGCCGTCCTCGCCATCTCCCTCATCACCAATCCTTTTTCCCTCCTCGTCCTTCTCTCCCTCGTTGCCGCCtggtgcctcctcctcctcttccgcccCTCCGATCAGCCGCTCGTCATCATGGGCCGCACCTTCTCCGACCGCGAGACTCTCGCCTGCCTTGTCCTCATGACTGTCTTCGTTATCTTCCTCACCTCCGTCGGGTCGCTTCTGATCTCAGCCTTGGTCGCCGGTGCGGCCGTCGTCGGTGTACATGGGGCTTTCCACGTCCCGGACGATCTATTCCTCGATGAACAGGAGACAGGCGCCGCTGGAGGGCTCTTATCCTTTCTTGGCGGAGCCACGGCCGGCCCCGCCGTTGTCGGTGCTGCCCATGTGTGATACGCCGATTCGAAGCTCTTGGTTGCGTTGAGGTTCTTTTTATTGCGTTCTTTTTCTGTTCGtaggatttataaaaaaaaagaatatttcatCGATCTGTTCTAGGGTTTCTTCGAGCTATTACTTTTGGTCTATATACATACATCAGACTATAAGTTGTTAATTTCTTTGGTTATGATTGCTTACAGTACTTTGTACCATCGTTCTTTGATAGTTCATCTGTTGCTTGTTACATATGTAACCCATATGATTTGGATCTTACGATAAGATTCGGATCTTCTTTTTTCATCTTAACATTCTCCTTTTTGGGTATGAGATATCTCTGGCTACAATGTTTATCGTGGCCTGTGGAAATGCTAATTGATAGCTAGATCTGATATCCATTTCTATCTCCGATAAGTAGATTTATTCAACTTCAGATGCAGATTTGAAATTGTAGTTGGAAAATAAGATCTAGAGTTGACTAATGAAGTCCTATCTGTTATATGTATTACTAAACTCACAAGCAGAAGCTGCGATTCAAGTCTCCAGCTATTCCTTTTCTTAGGAATTAGTAAGTTTCCTAGCTTGTAAGCTGGGAGAACTCTTCGATTTGATGTAAGAATATCGTATCTCTATTACATATTTGTTAGTCAAGTTAGCAAACTAAATTTTCCATTGATTGATGAATTCTTTGATTAGGCTTTTTTTTGGGAAGAAATTGGATCTCAACCTGTCCTAGATATATCGTCTTTGATTTCAGATATAGGTTAGGGAATCAAAATGAATTCTAACTTTTGTAACCATTGACATAATAGTTGGAAGTTAAGAAGATGTGATTACAGTAGATCTTCTTTATGTTATAGTTCAAAACTGATGGAGTAGGCTTTTGATTTCAGATATAGGTTAGGgaatcaaaataatttataacTTTTGTAAACATTTAAAGAATAGTTGGAAGTCAAGAGGATGTGATTACAATAGACCGTCTTTATGTTGTTATAGGTCAAAACTGATGGGGGTGGGTTTCCCAGTTTAATATGATGCATGTAGGCTTATTCCCCGTGAAAGTCTTATACAACATTATACTGAGAGTAAATCTCTGCCATCTGCTGTCTATGTTTGATTAGACAGTAAAAGCTGTGGATTTGGCATATTCTTAGAGTGATGTTGTGTTTCTGAGACACAACAGAGTGTCATACAAAGTTTTCTTGTGAGGTACTGGATCTTCTAGGGGCATTTGTTTGGTTCACTGATCACATATGTGATCATAACGATTTATGCTAATAGATTGTGCCTTTTTGTGATCATAATGGTATGTGCTAATAGGTTTCGGCTTTGTTCTCTACCTGGAGTCAACATCTCAACCATTCAACTTTTTCCAGTGACCTATGTATGGCTTTGTGCACATGCTTGCCATTTTGGAGTTCCTGAAACaggatttctattttttttatgcaACTCAAACATGATTATTACTGTGTACATGCATCTACATAACCAGAAATACCTATTCGTCAATGCTAACTGCGTCACGACAATCATAACATACGGTTGAAAGACAACTCAATGGCTTGGATTGAATGATCTTTTATGttgtttcttctcttctcttctcttcgtcCTACAGGTCCTCTCTTTTCTGCTAGATATTTGCGTGAAAAATTAGTCCAGAATGAGCCATTATTTCCAGTATGTCCTGGCTATGCTTCATTCGTTGTCATTGATCTCTATCAGGTGAAAGCACACACGTTATGTGATTTCAACATTATGTAATTTGAACAGTATCTGTAGGTCATGCTGTCACTGCATAATaaacttttgttttctttctcttcaaaaTTGAGCATTGATATATAAATAACAAAGAATAGGTTCACGAATGAAAATGTTGTGGGGGTAAAAACTTGTGTTGGGTTGGGAAAACGACGGAAGGAATTTATGTTTTTGTCATGTGAAAAGGTTGTCGCACTTAATCTGTGGCCGCGCTTTGTACTGTTTCTGATTTCCTAGTATACACCATCTTTTAAAAGATTATCTGCTTTTCTCTCTTCACCGCACGTGCTGTGTGCAGAAACTGTGGTTTGGTTGAATCTCCTGCTAAGAAGAATCATCAGCACGTCCTGCAGTTTGCTGCTGCCGCCATGTGTGATCGGGTTCCCAAGAGTGCTGCAGAGACTAACAAGTGTGGATGCAAGTTGCACATGATTCCAACAGGAAATGAAGAGTTCAGTGAAATGATGAATTGTAAAATGGTGCAAGTCCCATTAGGGAAGATAGCATTCATGGGCTCGAAAACAGACCAAAATACCGTGCACTTCAATTCTCCTCTTTGGGTTATCACACCATTACTCATCCAGCATTATAATCACTGCACAAAATGGTTGATATAGCAAgctaaaaaagaaataaagaacagTTAATTGCATGGAAAATTAAAAGTATGCAATATTATCAGCGTGGTCGCTTCAATGCAAGCTAACTTCCGCATAAAACTTAACTAGAAAGCCTTCATACGTGATTATTTGAAATTTTAAATAGAGTACGTTTTTAtggataatcaaaatatttaacacGACGTTGACGGAGGAAAATAAAAATCTTCGATAAAAAACCTTTAAAGTGTATACATTATCCGATGATGTGTATGAGAGCAGGAATGCCCAAAAAGAACCATTGATCGTCATCCACAATACCTTGCGGGGATGATATACATGGATAAGGGTGATAGTCGACGCGGTCGAGAGAGCCCAGCAAACGCGTGTCaactgggaagtcatcgtgtggATAACTGTTACGCTGAATAGCTGTTACCTTACCTAATAAATATGAGAGTGAATATCTATTGTTCTCTGTATATTTCACTGTAGCGCATCTGTGGTAATTTATGATAACAATCAAGGTCTCTCGAGATCTCCCTCAATAATATTCAAGATCTCCTCAACTATAAGGAAATATCATAAATTTATTGAGAAAAATTTGtctctgttgagaaaaatttttCCTTCTTACATGTATAAATAGGGGTATTGTTTCAAACTCAAGAATatcttcatattttatttttaacatggtatcagagtagtaGCCCTAGTGATCTCAGAGCACTCTATGCTTTCGCACCCTGCCTCGATAGAGGAATTCGTGACTGGTCGGCTGCTAACTCCACCTGTTGTTGTATTTGGCCCGGAGTACGTTGTGCTATGTGAGTAcactgtgttaggatcaagagtcagcactaagagaggaggtgaattagtgcagtggaaagattacgtctcgattaaaatttcgttcgataaaaatcgtttccgatgaaaaccttttcgtaaagatcttaacttgaaacccatttgtaaatgtattgaaagtagtaagcgattaaagaggtttgcagtaaagataaattgcacaaaggaaatgcaaacaagattttagagtggttcgatcaacgtgacttatatccactttcggcttcctccttcgacgaggtcaccggcgtccactagaggccttccttcaataggcgaaggccaatcatcttttacaccccttttctccttttcacgggtttaggagataacccttataagcactcacttactcctttctcaaactagtctaacacttagaagagggagaggcgaATACATAAGATTTTAGcggtgtttcttttttttttttaactctttgtgcttatgtattttaaccagggataagaggggtatttataggcttcaagttgattcaaacttagagcataaAACTTTTTCATCCCGAGTTCCCTAGGCAcgtgcggtaccaccgcctagtgtcagtctaacactaacactaccttgggcggtaccaccacccaggtctagcataccaccgcctggggggcagtgctcgACGGTATcatcacttgacatagtctcgaagattgtgtcacgacggtgagacttcttggggtaccgtttgggcttcttattgggcccaacatagttcttacataggtctagctagcccctaattgggttggcccaaatccaatcccaattatgtgctaactacgaaatcctaagacatttgctaagcaaaacaagtccctatgcctattctttcgacgaacttctagacttcacgacgatcttcttggcgagttccgacaagcttctatagcaagctccgagacttttcggctagttcctccagaacttccgacgaacatctggactttcgacgaactctcgaactcctaatgtaatcgcgtccttgactctaggacttcattttgcttcatgccttgctatcgtagttaatcctgcacatgtaaaaacacacttcgatctatactattaatactaagcattaatcaagttgcccgacatgtcattggtccctcgatgcttcgtccgatactTCGGtgtattgtcctctcttgcggcctattgcccaatcgactagttgactccgcaactccgatatccttggcgcaatattcgctcttcttggcccgatgctcgaatccatggtctgaagccttttatcgatacgtcgaccgatccactagcccgacgttcaatcttttgacatgttcctctggcccaatatgatttttcctactttaattgtctcatcatgatcaaagcatcctacgtcactcaaaatacagattaaaacataaacacatatcaattggtttcatcatcaaaatacaagatttaacaatctcgtcctttttgatgatgacaaccaatcgacaacagagttaaccttaacttccggagtttaaacaaactcccactatcaatatgccgtattgatagaaactctcggattcaaaaatccaagcaaaatgtcatgatcaaattatgcatgacatcaacatacttccccccctttgtcatcaacaaaaaggagaagatccACTTTCTAGATGTTtgacataatagtttcaaatcgttgcataataaatcttgaagttctaccatcatgcaattttgatattatcatagatatgcaaggtagtgagatagcaatttctacaacatataagctagtaaattttacaacattttagaacatgcgagctagcagttttgagatgttcaagaaacaacacttgcttcttgaaatatacaagttgcaagctagcaattttttgcttcctttgcaatgtttgagcgagcaattttgcttccgttgcaaagtgcaggttagcatgttttgcatcttgagataggcaagatagcactttggtatgcaaatttatagtatgcaagctatcaaattttacacataaaaagttagtaaaattttacatcttttgagatgtgcaagatggactattttgcctctttttgaaatgtgtaacttgacaaacattgcttctcttgagatttgcaagatagcacttcttgctttctttttgagattagcaagctagcaagtttgcctcttttcgaattatGCAAACtaacaaatttgctttctagcaagttttgctccccctttgtcattgtcaaaaagaagggaagaccctttacatcaattttcaaattataacgaaggtaaggtaacaaaaatgaaaaatcaagtcatgaatatcaaaacaatttttcatcatgaatatttcatcattgcatgcatcaaaataatatcatgaatgtttcatgcattcatatcatcacatgaagaatataaaaaagaacttggtgatgagatatacttcataaattcaaagaattttacataagaaaatttaagtcataaaccttaagagaTGTTATGAGAGAACacgtaaatgatcttgattcatgtataatatctcttaa of the Musa acuminata AAA Group cultivar baxijiao chromosome BXJ2-10, Cavendish_Baxijiao_AAA, whole genome shotgun sequence genome contains:
- the LOC135624964 gene encoding PRA1 family protein B1-like, coding for MMSSAPSPPPLPVFNPPSSTAAPGAPAPAAAASSGAPVATPAFRIFLSRLSDSIHRSLSNRRPWSELVDRSAFSRPDSLADAASRLRKNLAYFRVNYAAVIAAVLAISLITNPFSLLVLLSLVAAWCLLLLFRPSDQPLVIMGRTFSDRETLACLVLMTVFVIFLTSVGSLLISALVAGAAVVGVHGAFHVPDDLFLDEQETGAAGGLLSFLGGATAGPAVVGAAHV
- the LOC135625649 gene encoding probable xylan O-acetyltransferase 10 — protein: MKAPFPHRKRSFPSYLFTISFVIFVIFLYGEDFTCILSSPFLGSQHAEVHPRPRQQQLRQKQGLLREKDEAVAFAVGKTAEGCDVFEGEWVYDEVSRPQYAEEECPYIQPQLTCQAHGRPDAGYQHWRWQPHGCILPSFNATLTLEMLRGKRMLFVGDSLNRGQFVSMVCLLHRVIPENAKSMETFDSLTVFTAKDYNATIEFYWAPFLVESNSDNAVVHRITERIVRAGSIMKHARYWKGADIVVFNTYLWWMTGQKMKILRGSFDADPKNITEMVTEDAYRLALGRMMKWVEKHMDPHTARVFFATMSPSHESSKEWGGDPDGNCYNETTPIKDPTYWGSTSKSMMQVIGDVFGATKVPITLLNITQLSEYRKDAHTQIYKKQWSPLTPEQLANPRSYADCNHWCLPGLQDTWNELLYAKLFFP